From a single Salvelinus sp. IW2-2015 linkage group LG22, ASM291031v2, whole genome shotgun sequence genomic region:
- the LOC111982708 gene encoding somatolactin isoform X1 gives MNMMQVMQSVVWAVLLWPCLVSLGVPLECKDEQGSIILCASISKEKLLDRVIQHAELIYRVSEESCTLFEEMFVPFPMRSQRNQAGYTCATKAFPIPGSKSEIQQISDKWLLHSVLILVQSWIEPLVYLQTTLDRYDDAPDTLLKKTKWVSEKLLSLEQGVVVLIRKMLDDDMLTTSYYEQGVAPYDLQPEVLESVLRDYTLLSCFKKDAHKMETFLKLLKCRQTDKYSCFLH, from the exons ATGAACATGATGCAAG TCATGCAGAGTGTTGTGTGGGCAGTGCTACTCTGGCCCTGTCTGGTGTCCTTGGGTGTCCCTCTGGAGTGTAAGGACGAGCAGGGCAGCATCATACTTTGTGCCTCCATCTCCAAGGAGAAACTACTGGACCGGGTAATCCAACATGCCGAGCTCATCTACCGTGTCTCTGAGGAGTCCTGCACTCTGTTT GAGGAGATGTTTGTCCCTTTCCCTATGCGCTCCCAGAGGAACCAGGCAGGATACACGTGCGCCACCAAGGCCTTCCCCATCCCAGGCTCCAAAAGCGAAATCCAGCAGATCTCG GACAAGTGGCTCCTCCACTCTGTCCTAATTCTGGTCCAGTCCTGGATTGAGCCATTGGTGTACCTGCAAACCACCTTGGATCGCTATGATGACGCCCCCGACACTCTACTCAAAAAGACCAAATGGGTGTCAGAAAAACTCCTTAGTTTGGAGCAAGGAGTGGTGGTCCTCATCAGGAAG ATGCTGGACGATGATATGCTGACCACCTCCTACTACGAGCAGGGTGTGGCTCCGTACGACCTGCAGCCTGAGGTGCTGGAGTCAGTTCTGAGGGACTACACTCTGCTCAGTTGCTTCAAGAAGGACGCCCACAAGATGGAGACCTTCCTCAAGCTCCTCAAGTGTCGCCAGACTGACAAATACAGCTGTTTCCTTCACTAG
- the LOC111982708 gene encoding somatolactin isoform X2, giving the protein MQSVVWAVLLWPCLVSLGVPLECKDEQGSIILCASISKEKLLDRVIQHAELIYRVSEESCTLFEEMFVPFPMRSQRNQAGYTCATKAFPIPGSKSEIQQISDKWLLHSVLILVQSWIEPLVYLQTTLDRYDDAPDTLLKKTKWVSEKLLSLEQGVVVLIRKMLDDDMLTTSYYEQGVAPYDLQPEVLESVLRDYTLLSCFKKDAHKMETFLKLLKCRQTDKYSCFLH; this is encoded by the exons ATGCAGAGTGTTGTGTGGGCAGTGCTACTCTGGCCCTGTCTGGTGTCCTTGGGTGTCCCTCTGGAGTGTAAGGACGAGCAGGGCAGCATCATACTTTGTGCCTCCATCTCCAAGGAGAAACTACTGGACCGGGTAATCCAACATGCCGAGCTCATCTACCGTGTCTCTGAGGAGTCCTGCACTCTGTTT GAGGAGATGTTTGTCCCTTTCCCTATGCGCTCCCAGAGGAACCAGGCAGGATACACGTGCGCCACCAAGGCCTTCCCCATCCCAGGCTCCAAAAGCGAAATCCAGCAGATCTCG GACAAGTGGCTCCTCCACTCTGTCCTAATTCTGGTCCAGTCCTGGATTGAGCCATTGGTGTACCTGCAAACCACCTTGGATCGCTATGATGACGCCCCCGACACTCTACTCAAAAAGACCAAATGGGTGTCAGAAAAACTCCTTAGTTTGGAGCAAGGAGTGGTGGTCCTCATCAGGAAG ATGCTGGACGATGATATGCTGACCACCTCCTACTACGAGCAGGGTGTGGCTCCGTACGACCTGCAGCCTGAGGTGCTGGAGTCAGTTCTGAGGGACTACACTCTGCTCAGTTGCTTCAAGAAGGACGCCCACAAGATGGAGACCTTCCTCAAGCTCCTCAAGTGTCGCCAGACTGACAAATACAGCTGTTTCCTTCACTAG